From Woronichinia naegeliana WA131, the proteins below share one genomic window:
- a CDS encoding GNAT family N-acetyltransferase: MTEGTWNLYLIAVHPHHQRQGCGKSMLQYVEKMLTEKGERVLLVETSGTDDFEYVREFYRKSGYEEEARIREFYAAGVDKIVFRKKLN, from the coding sequence ATGACTGAGGGAACATGGAATTTATATTTAATCGCTGTGCATCCTCATCATCAGAGACAGGGGTGCGGGAAGTCAATGCTGCAATATGTTGAGAAGATGTTAACGGAAAAAGGTGAACGTGTATTGCTGGTAGAAACTTCTGGAACGGATGACTTTGAGTACGTTAGGGAGTTCTATCGCAAGAGTGGGTATGAGGAAGAAGCGCGAATCCGAGAGTTTTATGCGGCTGGAGTTGACAAAATCGTTTTCCGTAAGAAGCTGAACTAG